AGCCGGGTCAGCCTGCTGGACGGTGTCCAGATGGCCTTCGTCCTCGGCGCCTTCGGCTGTCTGCTGGTCGACCGCGACCACGCCCGGGCCCGCCTCGCCCCCGCTCCGGACGGCACCCGGCCGGACGGCGACCGCGCCAGGCTCGGCCTGCGGCCCTGGCGGATCGCCGCCGGGGTGCTGCTCGGCGCCGCCTGCGCCACCAAGTGGAACGGCCTGACGATCCTGGCCGCCTTCGGGCTGCTGACCGTGCTGTGGGACGCCTCCCGCCGCCGCTGGGCCGGCGCCCGCCACCCGTACCGCTCGATGCTGCGCCGCGACGCCGGCCCGGCCCTGCTCGCCACCGTCGGCTCCGCCGCCGCGGTGTACCTGGCCTCCTGGAGCGGCTGGTTCGCCACCGACGGCGGCTACAACCGGCACTGGGCGGACGGCCGGGCCGGGCTCTCCACCGAGAAGCTGTTCGGGGTGCCGCTGCCGCAGGTGGACATGACCTGGGTGCCGGCCGCGCTGCGCGGCTGGTGGCACTACCACTCGCAGATGTGGGACTTCAACACCGGCCTGAGCACCCCGCACACCTACCAGTCCAACCCGTGGAGCTGGCTGGTCCAGGGCCGTCCGGTGTCGATGTACTGGGAGCAGCTGCCGCAGGGCCAGAAGGGCTGCACGGCGCCCGGCGGCTGCGCCAGCCAGATCCTCGGCCTCGGCACCCCCGTGCTGTGGTGGGCGGCCTGCTTCGCGCTGGTCCACCTGCTCTGGCGCTGGTTCTTCCGCCGGGACTGGCGCTCGGGCGCGGTGCTCTGCGCCGTCGCCGGCATCTACCTGCCGTGGTTCCAGTACCAGGAGCGGACCGTCTTCTCGTTCTACATGGTGGTGCTGGTGCCGTTCCTGTGCCTGGCGGTCGCCCAGATGCTCGGCGCGATGCTCGGCCCGGCCGGCTGCTCGCCCGAACGCCGCCGGCTCGGCGCCGCCGGGGCCGCTCTGATCGTGCTCGCCGTGATGGCCTGCTTCGCGTTCTTCTACCCCCTGTACACGGCGGAGGTGTTCCCGATGACGGACTGGCAGGACCGGATGTGGTTCACCAGCTGGATCTGACCGGCGGTGCCCCCGGCCAGCCGGGCCCTCGCCGCCACCGGCCAGCTGCTGCCCGTCACCCCGGCGCTCGGGGTGGCGATCGCCCTGCTGCTCGCCGCCGCCGTCGCGGTGGCCGGCCGGGGCCTGCTCGGGTACGGGCACGCCGTGCTGCGGGCCGGCGGGCGGGCGGTGGTGCAGCTCGCGGTCGTCGCGCTCGTCATCACCTGGGTGGTCGGCTCGCTCTGGACGTCCGCCCTGTTCGTGCTGCTGATGCTGGCCGTCGCCGTCCGGACGGCCGGCCGGCGGATCACCGACGGGCCCGGCTGGGTCTGGGCCGCCGTGCCGGTCGGCGGCGCGGTGGTGCCCCTGCTGGCGCTGCTGCTGGCCGCCGGGCTGCTCCCGGCCCGGGGCCTGTCGATCATCCCGGTGGCGGGCATCCTGATCGGCGGCGCGCTGACCGCCACCTCGCTGGCCGGCCGCCGCGCCCTGGACGAGCTGCGCCAGCGGCACGGCGAGGTGGAGGCGGCGCTCGCGCTGGGGCTGGAGGAGCGCGACGCCCGGCTGGAGATCTGCCGGACCGCCGCCGCGACCTCGCTCGTCCCGGCGCTGGACCAGACCCGGACGGTCGGGCTGGTCACCCTGCCCGGCGCGTTCGTCGGGATGCTGCTCGGCGGCGCCTCGCCCGTCCAGGCCGGCGCGGTGCAGCTGTTCGTGCTGGTCGCCCTGCTGCTGGTGGAGGCGGTGGCGATCGTGGCGGTGCTGGAGCTGGTCGGCCGGGGACTGGTGGCCACGGGGGGCCCGGGAGCCGTCGGGTAGACTTGCCGCTGTTGAAGGGGAGTAGCCCTCCACCGGACCGTCGACATACTGGCTCCTCACGGGGCCCGGCGCCCGGGGCACCTGGCAGGTCCGGGTGCCGGCGAGACCTTCGGCCGCAGTGCTGTGCCTACCAACCAGTGCTGTCGGGCCGAGGCGTCCCCTGACGGAGCTGCTGAGGCCGGGCAGCCCGATCCAGGGGATCCTGACCTCGTGAGTTCGACCGTTCTCGCCATCACCTTCGGCATCGTCTTCCTCGCCGAACTGCCCGACAAGACCGCCCTGGCCAGCCTTGTGCTCGGCACCCGCTACCGCGCGAGCTACGTCTTCGCCGGCGTCGCGGCCGCGATGGCCGTCATGGTCGGCCTGGCGCTGGTCGCCGGCCAACTGCTCGCCCTGCTGCCGCAGCGCTGGGTGGAGGGGGTCACCGGCCTGCTGTTCCTGGCCGGCGCCGCGATGCTGCTCCTCCACCACGGCGGGGACGAGGAGGGCCACGCCGCCAAGGAACCGTCCTCGAACAGCTTCTGGAAGGTCGCGGGGGCGAGTTTCGCGGTGGTCGCGGTGGCCGAGTTCGGTGACCTCACCCAGATCATGACCGCCAACCTGGCCGCCAAGTACGACGACCCGCTGGCGGTGGGCCTCGGTGCCTGGCTGGCGCTCTGCGCCGTCGCCGGGATCGCCATCGCGGGCGGGCAGAAGCTGCTGCAGTACGTACCGATGAAGGTGATCGTCCGGGTGGCGGCCGGTGTGATGCTGCTGATGGGCGGGTTCAGCCTGTTCAAGGCCGTCGCCGGCTGACCGGGGAGCTGTCGGCGGCCCCGGCCGGGGTGCCGGGGCCGTCCCGGCCGGCCGGACACCCCGGCCGGGACGGTCGCCGGTCGGGACGTCCGCAGGGGGAGACCCGCAGGGGGAGACCCGCAGGGGGAGACCCGCAGGCCGGGGGAGGCCCGGCCGGATCAGCAGTCGGGCGGCGCGGTCTCCAGGGCGGCCCGGGTCCGTGGGCCGTACTTGCCCTGCTCGCTCTTGAGGGAGGGTTTGACGCTGTCCTGGAACGACTTCAGCACGAACTCCGTCCACCAGTCGAAGGTGCCGGATATCAGCGACTTGTCGACCGTCCCGCAGCTCTCGGTGACCAGCAGCTGCTGCATCACCTTGACGTCGTCGCCCTTCATGTCCCGCTCCAGGATCCGGA
The sequence above is a segment of the Kitasatospora sp. NBC_00240 genome. Coding sequences within it:
- a CDS encoding phospholipid carrier-dependent glycosyltransferase; this encodes MTQAVVTHTPAAAAPADPAPARRGPVPWAVARSGWLGPIAVALFAGLLRFWRLGYPNAFVFDETYYPKDAWSLLRQGYEGVWPDSANADILGVPQRIPLTPAPEFIAHPPLGKWVIGLGEQAFGLHPFGWRFMTALLGTLTVLMLARIGRRLFGSTLIGCTAALLMSVDGLQFVMSRVSLLDGVQMAFVLGAFGCLLVDRDHARARLAPAPDGTRPDGDRARLGLRPWRIAAGVLLGAACATKWNGLTILAAFGLLTVLWDASRRRWAGARHPYRSMLRRDAGPALLATVGSAAAVYLASWSGWFATDGGYNRHWADGRAGLSTEKLFGVPLPQVDMTWVPAALRGWWHYHSQMWDFNTGLSTPHTYQSNPWSWLVQGRPVSMYWEQLPQGQKGCTAPGGCASQILGLGTPVLWWAACFALVHLLWRWFFRRDWRSGAVLCAVAGIYLPWFQYQERTVFSFYMVVLVPFLCLAVAQMLGAMLGPAGCSPERRRLGAAGAALIVLAVMACFAFFYPLYTAEVFPMTDWQDRMWFTSWI
- a CDS encoding ABC transporter permease → MPPASRALAATGQLLPVTPALGVAIALLLAAAVAVAGRGLLGYGHAVLRAGGRAVVQLAVVALVITWVVGSLWTSALFVLLMLAVAVRTAGRRITDGPGWVWAAVPVGGAVVPLLALLLAAGLLPARGLSIIPVAGILIGGALTATSLAGRRALDELRQRHGEVEAALALGLEERDARLEICRTAAATSLVPALDQTRTVGLVTLPGAFVGMLLGGASPVQAGAVQLFVLVALLLVEAVAIVAVLELVGRGLVATGGPGAVG
- a CDS encoding TMEM165/GDT1 family protein — translated: MSSTVLAITFGIVFLAELPDKTALASLVLGTRYRASYVFAGVAAAMAVMVGLALVAGQLLALLPQRWVEGVTGLLFLAGAAMLLLHHGGDEEGHAAKEPSSNSFWKVAGASFAVVAVAEFGDLTQIMTANLAAKYDDPLAVGLGAWLALCAVAGIAIAGGQKLLQYVPMKVIVRVAAGVMLLMGGFSLFKAVAG